From the genome of Prunus persica cultivar Lovell chromosome G8, Prunus_persica_NCBIv2, whole genome shotgun sequence:
TTATTTGAGTggagaaggagaaaagaaCACCAAGTGGAAGTTTGGTGCCCCTCCTAGCTATGATATTGTGAATAAGCTCTTCGAAGAAGGCAGAAccaaggtctctctctctctctctctctctctctctctctctctctctctctctctctctctctctctctgctagCTAATATCTATTAAATTTGTGTGGTGTGTTTTTAATTCTGGATGGAACTATGTATATGTCAGATATGGCCACCTGGGTCACTAGAACATGAGGTACAGAACCTTGTGAAGACATGGGAGATGGAGCTTTTCCATAAGGCCAACCTTGATGATTTCAAGACACTTGATCCCAATAAGTACACTTTCAGTCTAAATGGTAATAGTGATATTTAACTAGTAcgaatttattaattaagcaTTGAAATAATCAATCATTAATCAACAAATATCAGGAAGGAAAGGCATAACCCTGGAAGAAATAGGCAAACTTGGAGGGGGCTACAACCCTTTGCTTCAGACCTCACTGCCTGAGAATCTGAGAGGATATAATCCTGATAAGGAAACAGCAGAGTCATCCCATAAGGCTTTCACAACAACATTCCCTCGTGGGTTTGCCTTGGAGGTCCTTCAAGTCTATTCTGGGCCACCAGAGATTGTGTACAAATTCAGGCACTGGGGTTACATGGAGGGGCCTTTCCAGGGCCATGCCCCAACTGGAGAATTGGTTGAAGTCTATGGAATGTCCATTTTTACGGTACTTTGTCCAtttcttttaagttttaattaattaattaattgtttttccCAAGTTTATGTATTACTAATTCCTTTTCGGTAAGTTGTAACCCTCCACGTTACCCGCTATGTGGCCCAAACAGGTGGATGAGCACAACAAAATTGTGAAGGTGGAGTTCTTTTACGACCCTGGACAACTGCTTGGAGGTCTTTTGAAGGGTGAAAAATTGGGTACTTCTTCCCAGGAGACAGCCTCAAGCTGCCCTGTCCTTAGGAGTACAGGGTAGTTCATAAAACTGCTTCCTAAAACTTAATTGTAGGCTTCTTATATACACAGGCATATACGTTTAGCCGATCAAATTCCCGTAGATCGGCTCTTTGTTATATGTTTATGTGTGCTATTCAACATATATGAACTGAATAATGTTATCAATTGCGATATATAAATCTCTCGAATAATTAATAGCACTCAAAAATAATCGTCTcctactattcattttttattattttcattaaaaaagtaGTACATGATAATTATTTTTACGTGTTAATAACAAGTACATGTATATGTGCATATACAggccagaaaaaaaaaaatttgtttcgtGTTAGAAGACTAggacaaaagaacaaaattaaatagggTCAGCCACAGTGCCACCTCTAATAACACAACCAATACAGAAAGGCCACGTGGATGATAGTAGTAGACCTTTCCTTTcctaaggccatctccaacccaCCTGCCGAAAcccaaaatttggattttttagcTCGAAAACCTCTCTAATCCTTGTATAGGAGTAGGCTAAAATTTCCATAGACTGGTTTTTGGAGCCAAATAGCAGTCCGTGTTTCAGTCAGACTTATAATTTAGTGGAGCCCACGCTAATGTATGATGCAGCCCATGTGAAGCACCTGTAAGAAGGGGCCCGCATCGTCAAGACACATGGCGCGCTGGGATGAAGGGTTGTAGGAATCCAACGGGTTCCTTCAAACtaccgttttttttttccaatttaatttcaaaggTTATATAATATCTAAGAGCATTTACAGTGGGATGATGTATTTTCGGGGGTATAAAGCTACTTTTACATTCCCTTTATAAATCCGGGTTGTAAATGTGGTTTTTGCTCAAATGGGGAAGATGTATAATTGATTTTGCTCACTTTTGTCCACATTTTCTCACATTTTCTTATGTAGGCCCCACCTGTAAGGGATGTAAAAAAGGATGCACATGTGCATCTAAGTTTGCATCTCACGGTTGTGATGAAAATTTACAATCGTTTACACCTCTCCATTGCAGGTGATTCCGATCACAAATGgtgtatatttaacatacaccTCATTATACAACCCCTCACTGGAGATGCTCTAACGGCTAAGATTTAATATGAGCAAATCCAACTGTAAAAAACAATCTAACGGGAAAACAAATGATCCAACGACTGAAATTAAAACCCAacaactaaaataaataaataaaatattctaaatCAGATCTAACCTCAAAACACATCCTCAAAATGTTgttgtacttgtttttttaaaagtgaaattatgttatgttttggattttgaatttttttagattaaaatctttagaaaattaattcACGAAGGttagaacaagaaaaattaaggagaaaaaaaaaagatttaactttttaaaataatttaataaagttgtggACTCAAATTATGAGTATGCATTGTTAGAGGAAAAAACTTTTTGAGTTTAGGCAATACATGAATAGTTATATTTTAAAGGGgagaaatttgagtttagcccCATTTGAATTGGAGATGGCCTAACGGACCAGAATATGAACCACTTATCTTTCCAAGTTATATCCCCTACGAACGTTCCAGGAATGTTCATTATCTTTCCGATATTAGAATAATATTTCAGGTTAAATCCTCTAACAATGTTCATTAAAGACAAAACCTAATACAATAACTAGTTTTATGGGTATGATAAATAGTAGGATAAGATTAGCTTAATCTGATGTCATGCTTGGTGTTAAAAAATGAATGTGAATAGGATAAGAGATATAATTCCACCATGATCCCATTGTATGCAATTTTTGAGTATAAATTATCCCTTTATGTGTTATCACTACACCAAGGGCGGAACTAGAAATTTTCGATGGGTGGGttagctaaattttttatctaaaataaaagaacacattaaatcatataaaccatGCTAAAagtatacattaaatcatatgTTCAACAATAATTAGAAGTGTACCTATTGAAGTTGTGCCCTGTGATCATTGAGAgagtttaaatattttatgattgCATCTGAATCGATATTGTtagcaaattatttttcaatgtaGACAATCATAGAATCTACTAGAAACTcattcttcatcttgttgggAAGAGTTGTTTTAACAAGTTTCATAGCTGAAAAAGCTCGTTCAATAGTTGCCATAGAAACAGGGAGAGTTAGGACAAGACGGATCAACCTATCAGCTAATCCCCGACATAATTCAAAGAGAGTGGACACTTTTTGAAGTACAGGATGATGAGGTACATCTGCTTCGTAAAGTTTCAGCTCGAATCTCAAAATTTGTAACTCTTGCATAGTGAAATCTTGAGGATAAAATCTCTAAACGAGGATGCAAATTTTATCAATGTTAAATGATTTAAAAGAATCACTAGGGTCCAAAGCTGAACTAAGAATAAGAAGTTCTATTACCCCTTCACTGAACCTACTGTTCAGCTTAGTCAATTGAAAATCTATTGCATCATTAAATATGTCAAAGTGGTAGTGATGCTCAACTGTAATATTGTCCTTTTGCTAATAAGAATGTCTTGTTCCGACTTTATATTGAGCATTCAGATGAGGCATATCAATGTCATGTTTCTAGCAAAATAAATCTACTTTCCTAATAAAAGTTTCCCAACTATTTAATCTCAACTTCTGAAGGACAATTTTGTTGTACTGACTAAGTTCATGACATTCACGATGTCTTGAGACTTATGTTACAGTTCTCGACAAAGGATATCTGTGAGTCCCATAATTTCTTGCAATAAATGCAAAATGAATACAAATTCGAATTGACTAATCGCATTGTAGGCACTAGTAGCTTCCCCCATGTAAGGAGCCTGTGGATCCATCTTTCTTTGTATTCTCAAAAATTGTACAAACTACATCATACATAATTATCAAATCACAAACAGAATCATAATGAGAATTTCACCGAGTAGCTCTAGGTCGATGCAAGGTACCAATTTGATTAGATCCTTTACTAGTCTCTCGTTCACCAGCTGCCAACAACTTTGTAATATTCATTGATTGAGCAACTTGTAACTCACTATGACATTTCGGAGAAGCAGTAATGACATTGACAATTGAATTCAAGGATGAAAAGAATAACCAAATTGCAACCACTTCTTTTGATGCTAAAACTAATGCTAATTGTAGTTGAGCAAAACAGTGTACATAATATACATATGGGCAATTTCTAAGAAATAATGCTTGTAGACCATTCTATGCACCCCGTATATTACTAGCACCATCATATCCTTGACCTATCATcttataaatacataattCATGGAAATCAAGTACTTTCTTGATCTCTTTTTGAAGTGTCAATGCAGTAGTGTCTTCAACCCACataatgtaaaaaaaaaaaaaaaaaaggttctcgTAGAAAACCATAATTATCAACAAATCTTAAAACAATAGCCATTTGCTCTCTATTTGATATGTCTTGTGATTCATCAACAAGGATACAAAAAGCAACATGCCCAAATtcatcacaatttttttttctcactttGTTAGCAAGAATATTTAAAACCTCATTTTGAATCATTTTGAATTCAAGGATGAAAAGAATAACCAAATTGCAACCACTTCTTTTGATGCTAAAACTAATGCTAATTGTAGTTGAGCAAAACAGTGTACATAATATACATATGGGCAATTTCTAAGAAATAATGCTTGTAGACCATTCTATGCACCCCGTATATTACTAGCACCATCATATCCTTGACCTATCATcttataaatacataattCATGGAAATCAAGTACTTTCTTGATCTCTTTTTGAAGTGTCAATGCAGTAGTGTCTTCAACCCACataatgtaaaaaaaaaaaaaaaaaaggttctcgTAGAAAACCATAATTATCAACAAATCTTAAAACAATAGCCATTTGCTCTCTATTTGATATGTCTTGTGATTCATCAACAAGGATACAAAAAGCAACATGCCCAAATtcatcacaatttttttttctcactttGTTAGCAAGAATATTTAAAACCTCATTTTGAATCATGGGTGAGGTATATTTGGCATTTCCTGCCGTATTCTCTAAAACAACTCCAGCCACCTCATTATTAAACTTTGCTGTATACTTTACCATTTCAATAAAATTTCCACGATATTTAGAATCCAAAGATTCATCATGCCCCATGAAAGCACATGCCTAATATGTGAGCCATTGAACACACTCTATTGTTGTCTTGAGTTGCAAccggttttttaaaaatttcttCCTTTGATTGTTGCTTAATATCTTTGTCAATGTGTTGAGATGGGTTCATCAAATCCTCCATACATCTTTCACAAGTATTATACGATGAAGATGGACCTCCCATGTGTGTCAAAAATATACAATTCTTTCCATCATTAACTATTTTCCAATTACTAAACCCCTCAATAGTTAGTGCAATAGACTTTATCTTTTGAATGGGAGTATTCTAACCATGAAAATTGGGAGAACCAAGAATATTGAAATGGACGATACTGCGACCCAAAACGAGACCTTGGATATTATGAAAGTTTTGGTTGGTAAGGTCCAACTTTGATATAAGCACGTCA
Proteins encoded in this window:
- the LOC18768493 gene encoding pathogen-related protein, which codes for MSMASSGVEGADKYRSYLSGEGEKNTKWKFGAPPSYDIVNKLFEEGRTKIWPPGSLEHEVQNLVKTWEMELFHKANLDDFKTLDPNKYTFSLNGRKGITLEEIGKLGGGYNPLLQTSLPENLRGYNPDKETAESSHKAFTTTFPRGFALEVLQVYSGPPEIVYKFRHWGYMEGPFQGHAPTGELVEVYGMSIFTVDEHNKIVKVEFFYDPGQLLGGLLKGEKLGTSSQETASSCPVLRSTG